The following proteins are encoded in a genomic region of Mycolicibacterium confluentis:
- a CDS encoding gamma-glutamyl-gamma-aminobutyrate hydrolase family protein — translation MSAKPIIAVTVNTSEFSWMLHWRRMFDGLQECGAVAMAVECATATVDLDVLMNQVDGLIISGGGDVDPARYGGDPQDPTVGGVNPTRDANEVAAFEAAWRRGLPTLAICRGAQLVNAQRGGTLYADLVRDQGSAIVHRPGEDHLMEMAHDVEVTAGSRLAEWMATEGVVAVNSQHHQGIRDLADGFVVAARATDGLIEAYESTERPFLAVQWHPEVNWSVENSSRRLLEAFVACCSAADLAGVGG, via the coding sequence TTGTCTGCGAAGCCGATTATCGCCGTCACGGTCAACACCTCGGAGTTCTCCTGGATGTTGCACTGGCGGCGGATGTTCGACGGCCTTCAGGAGTGCGGTGCCGTCGCGATGGCCGTGGAGTGTGCCACGGCCACAGTCGATCTGGATGTGTTGATGAATCAGGTCGACGGGCTGATCATCAGCGGGGGTGGCGATGTCGATCCGGCACGATACGGCGGCGACCCCCAGGACCCGACGGTAGGCGGGGTGAATCCGACCCGCGACGCCAACGAGGTCGCGGCGTTCGAGGCCGCGTGGCGGCGCGGTCTCCCCACCTTGGCGATCTGCCGTGGTGCACAACTGGTGAACGCACAGCGGGGCGGCACGCTCTACGCCGATCTGGTCCGCGATCAGGGCTCGGCCATCGTGCATCGGCCGGGCGAGGACCATCTCATGGAGATGGCCCACGACGTCGAGGTGACCGCGGGCTCCCGGCTGGCCGAGTGGATGGCCACGGAGGGCGTGGTGGCGGTCAACAGCCAGCACCACCAGGGCATCCGCGATCTCGCTGACGGATTCGTCGTGGCCGCGCGTGCCACCGACGGGCTGATCGAGGCCTACGAGTCCACCGAGCGACCGTTCCTCGCGGTGCAGTGGCACCCCGAGGTGAACTGGAGCGTGGAGAACTCGTCGCGTCGACTGCTTGAGGCATTCGTCGCGTGCTGCTCGGCGGCCGACCTCGCGGGCGTGGGCGGTTGA
- a CDS encoding AMP-binding protein, translating to MYPGTHAEQAPDRPAVIVAETGEVMNYLRLDEDSAALARVLHDAGLRRGDVVALLSDNRPEALVTLWAALRSGLYITAINHHLTADEAGYIARDSGAKALVASASLRDLAPSVLGPSLRLAFGGAVDGYASFEEALAGAGPRLTAEPSGAVMLYSSGTTGFPKGIRPELPDRSVEEPGDPIVAIASARYGISSDDMYLSSAPIYHAAPLRWCAMVQALGGTVVLAERFDAEATLRHIERYRVTVTQMVPTMFVRMLKLDPEVRTAHDLSSLRTVIHAAAPCPVDVKQAMIDWLGPIVYEYYSSTEAHGMTFIDTAEWLAHPGSVGRSALGVLHICDDDGAELPAGTVGTVYFERDALPFRYHNDAETTAAAQHPEHPTWTTVGDLGYVDDSGYLYLADRKSFMIISGGVNIYPQEIENTLTLHPAVFDVAVIGVPDPEMGEQVKAVVQLMPGLPGSDELARDLIEYTRDRIAHYKAPRTVDFVDDLPRTPTGKLVKGKLRERYLSSPSARVGTENPGVSRTDADAHRDVMTS from the coding sequence ATGTATCCGGGCACTCACGCCGAACAGGCCCCCGACCGCCCCGCAGTGATCGTCGCCGAGACGGGCGAGGTGATGAATTACCTTCGACTCGACGAGGATTCGGCCGCCTTGGCGCGCGTGCTGCACGACGCCGGACTGCGTCGTGGTGACGTCGTCGCGCTGTTGTCCGACAATCGGCCGGAAGCGCTCGTGACGCTGTGGGCCGCGCTGCGCTCGGGGTTGTACATCACCGCGATCAACCATCACCTGACCGCGGATGAGGCGGGCTACATCGCGCGGGACTCCGGCGCGAAGGCGTTGGTCGCCTCAGCGTCCCTGCGCGACCTGGCCCCCTCTGTCCTCGGGCCTTCGCTGCGGTTGGCGTTCGGCGGTGCGGTCGACGGGTACGCGTCCTTTGAAGAGGCGTTGGCCGGAGCGGGGCCGCGACTCACCGCAGAACCGAGCGGGGCGGTCATGCTGTACTCGTCGGGAACGACGGGTTTCCCCAAAGGTATTCGACCCGAACTGCCCGATCGCAGCGTCGAGGAACCGGGCGATCCGATCGTCGCGATCGCCAGCGCGCGGTACGGAATCAGCTCAGACGACATGTACCTGTCGTCGGCCCCGATCTATCACGCCGCGCCACTGCGCTGGTGTGCGATGGTCCAGGCTCTGGGCGGAACCGTGGTGTTGGCGGAGCGATTCGACGCCGAGGCGACCCTGCGGCACATCGAGCGTTACCGCGTGACGGTCACACAGATGGTCCCGACGATGTTCGTGCGGATGCTCAAACTCGATCCGGAAGTCCGCACCGCGCACGATCTTTCCAGCCTGCGCACGGTCATCCATGCGGCCGCCCCGTGCCCCGTGGACGTCAAGCAGGCGATGATCGACTGGCTGGGCCCCATCGTCTACGAGTACTACTCCTCCACCGAGGCACACGGCATGACGTTCATCGACACCGCCGAGTGGCTCGCACATCCCGGTTCGGTGGGGCGCAGCGCTCTTGGAGTGCTGCACATCTGTGACGACGACGGTGCCGAACTCCCCGCGGGCACCGTCGGCACGGTGTACTTCGAGCGCGACGCCCTGCCGTTCCGGTACCACAACGACGCCGAGACGACCGCTGCCGCACAGCATCCCGAACATCCGACGTGGACCACGGTTGGAGACCTGGGCTACGTCGACGACTCCGGTTACCTGTACCTGGCGGACCGCAAGTCGTTCATGATCATCTCCGGCGGGGTGAACATCTACCCGCAGGAGATCGAGAACACCCTGACGCTGCACCCCGCGGTGTTCGACGTCGCGGTGATCGGCGTACCCGATCCCGAGATGGGTGAGCAGGTCAAGGCCGTCGTGCAGTTGATGCCGGGTCTGCCCGGCTCCGATGAACTGGCCCGCGATCTCATCGAGTACACCCGCGACCGCATCGCACACTACAAGGCCCCGCGCACAGTCGATTTCGTCGATGACCTACCGCGCACACCGACCGGTAAGCTGGTCAAGGGCAAGCTCCGCGAGCGCTACCTTTCTTCGCCGAGCGCCCGTGTTGGTACAGAAAATCCCGGCGTGTCGCGTACCGATGCGGACGCTCACAGAGACGTGATGACGTCATGA
- a CDS encoding SDR family NAD(P)-dependent oxidoreductase, translating into MTSAPPAKTLALTFSGGDAVVTGAASGIGAATARTLMRSGVRTIRLDVREPEPDPQFGADTQVCCAADVRDTDLTGRLAAAGIAVDNVGYVVNCAGIIETTGFGGVTREQWLRCLDINLVGAYNVLDALTPSLRRSPAAAVVNIASIEATRVVALTDPDPTPQYAASKAGLRMLTQSAARALSADGVRVNSVSPGFVATAMAAAHGDTSSLPPSLAPRVPAGRFATADEIANAVAFLLSDQASYITGADLRVDGGFQLS; encoded by the coding sequence ATGACCTCCGCACCACCTGCCAAGACCCTCGCGTTGACGTTCAGCGGGGGCGACGCCGTCGTCACCGGCGCGGCTTCCGGTATCGGCGCGGCCACCGCGCGCACGCTGATGCGTTCGGGTGTGCGCACCATCCGGCTTGACGTCCGCGAACCGGAACCAGACCCGCAGTTCGGCGCGGACACGCAGGTCTGCTGCGCGGCCGATGTTCGCGACACCGACCTGACCGGTCGGCTCGCGGCGGCCGGAATCGCGGTGGACAACGTCGGCTACGTGGTGAACTGCGCCGGGATCATCGAGACCACCGGTTTCGGCGGGGTGACCCGCGAACAGTGGCTGCGGTGCCTGGACATCAACCTGGTCGGCGCGTACAACGTGCTCGACGCGTTGACGCCCTCGCTGCGCCGCTCCCCGGCGGCGGCGGTGGTCAACATCGCTTCGATCGAGGCCACCCGGGTGGTGGCGCTGACCGACCCCGACCCGACTCCGCAGTACGCGGCGTCGAAGGCCGGTCTGCGGATGCTCACCCAGAGTGCGGCACGGGCCCTGTCGGCCGACGGGGTGCGGGTCAACAGCGTCTCACCCGGGTTCGTGGCCACCGCCATGGCCGCGGCTCACGGCGACACCAGCAGCCTGCCGCCCTCCCTGGCGCCGCGAGTGCCCGCCGGGCGGTTCGCCACCGCCGATGAGATCGCGAACGCCGTGGCGTTCCTGCTCAGCGACCAGGCCAGCTACATCACCGGTGCTGACCTGCGGGTCGACGGAGGCTTCCAGCTCTCATGA
- a CDS encoding flavin-containing monooxygenase, with the protein MNAPAGAATPRVAIIGSGFSGIAAAIALRKKGIEDFTIFEQAPELGGTWFYNRYPGAEVDLESHIYSFSFERYDWTRTHAGWQELLGYLNHVARKWDLPRRILFNEKVEDVTWSDSDHTYTLTTSTGADHGRFTAVISAVGFLNTPLLPPFAREEHDFEGVVCHTSRWPEGADMTGKSVGVVGTGSSAVQIVTEAERVGKDVKIFQIEPNWLLPKESRDFTPAERRLNQFSPVYAYRRLRLYLNYDVRQYRSSHARSTGMTNKRKRRASEAFLQQELGSRPDLLKLATPSFPYEGRRTVVSDTYYRSLLSPKVTLVPQAVKGLTRTGAIDANGDEHDLDMIVLATGFDAANYLGNYRVHGRGGVDLHSEWKGEPEAFLGMMVPGFPNFFIMYGPNTNAIPLVSFYEAQAGFVASLIGRAAKQRRSTIEVRRSAFVIYNDWIQARLAKTVWSRTRNYFQAGTGRVVSQWPFGATSYILATKVLRRIAVRLS; encoded by the coding sequence ATGAACGCACCTGCAGGTGCTGCCACACCCCGAGTTGCGATCATCGGGTCTGGGTTCAGCGGCATTGCCGCCGCGATCGCGCTTCGAAAGAAGGGCATCGAGGACTTCACGATCTTCGAACAGGCCCCGGAACTGGGTGGCACGTGGTTCTACAACCGCTACCCCGGCGCGGAGGTCGACCTGGAGTCGCACATCTACTCGTTCTCCTTCGAACGCTACGACTGGACCCGCACCCACGCCGGATGGCAGGAACTGCTCGGCTATCTCAACCACGTGGCGCGTAAATGGGATCTGCCGCGGCGCATTCTGTTCAACGAGAAGGTCGAGGACGTCACGTGGTCGGACTCCGATCACACCTACACCCTGACCACCTCGACGGGGGCCGACCACGGCAGGTTCACCGCGGTGATCAGCGCCGTCGGCTTCCTCAACACCCCGCTGCTGCCGCCTTTCGCGCGCGAGGAGCACGACTTCGAGGGCGTCGTCTGCCACACCTCACGCTGGCCCGAGGGCGCCGATATGACCGGCAAGTCGGTCGGCGTGGTGGGCACCGGATCGTCGGCGGTGCAGATCGTCACTGAGGCCGAGCGGGTCGGCAAGGACGTGAAGATCTTCCAGATCGAGCCGAACTGGTTGCTGCCCAAAGAGAGTCGGGACTTCACGCCAGCCGAACGTCGCCTCAACCAGTTCTCGCCGGTGTACGCATACCGGCGCCTGCGGCTGTACCTGAACTACGACGTGCGTCAGTACCGCTCCAGTCATGCACGGTCCACCGGTATGACCAACAAGCGGAAGCGAAGGGCATCGGAGGCCTTCCTGCAGCAGGAATTGGGATCACGGCCCGATCTGCTCAAACTGGCCACCCCGTCGTTCCCGTACGAAGGCCGGCGCACGGTGGTCAGCGACACCTACTACCGGTCGCTGCTGAGCCCCAAGGTGACTCTTGTGCCGCAGGCGGTCAAGGGGCTGACCCGCACCGGAGCCATCGACGCCAATGGTGACGAGCACGACCTCGACATGATCGTGCTCGCCACCGGCTTCGACGCGGCCAACTACCTGGGCAACTATCGGGTCCATGGCCGCGGCGGAGTGGACCTGCACTCCGAATGGAAAGGCGAGCCCGAGGCCTTCCTCGGAATGATGGTGCCGGGGTTCCCGAACTTCTTCATCATGTACGGCCCCAACACGAACGCGATTCCGCTGGTGTCCTTCTACGAGGCGCAGGCCGGGTTCGTCGCGAGTCTGATTGGGCGGGCGGCCAAGCAGCGCCGCAGCACCATCGAGGTGCGACGGTCGGCGTTCGTGATCTACAACGACTGGATCCAGGCGCGGTTGGCCAAGACGGTGTGGTCGCGAACCCGCAACTACTTCCAGGCCGGCACCGGCCGCGTGGTTTCACAGTGGCCGTTCGGTGCCACGTCCTACATCCTGGCCACCAAAGTTCTGCGCCGGATTGCCGTGCGCCTGTCTTGA
- a CDS encoding alpha/beta hydrolase has product MPIDPIAQKMLDDAKASGRPNAHLLPVPTARENFENTFGALAKPDIFRTVDVSIPTRDGVQLPGRLYLPSEGSDLPLTVYYHGGGWLLGSIDSHDVATRLLAVASGSAVLSVGYRRGPEARFPTAVNDAIDALEWAVSPQAGLGVDTTRVAVAGDSAGGNLAAAVALHVRDAGGPALRHQLLVYPVTTTDLTRGMDAEYDGVMLERDELQWHQDNYLSSPEAASDPRVNVLAADLKGLVEATVILAECDPIRPQGELYAKALAEAGVSVESHLTPGLVHGFFGLDEVFPTANEAMTFAGKRLAQALASAR; this is encoded by the coding sequence ATGCCCATCGATCCCATCGCCCAGAAGATGCTGGACGACGCGAAGGCGTCGGGCCGGCCCAACGCGCATCTGCTGCCGGTTCCGACCGCCCGGGAGAACTTCGAGAACACCTTCGGCGCGTTGGCCAAACCCGACATCTTCCGGACCGTCGACGTCAGTATCCCGACCCGTGACGGCGTGCAGCTTCCGGGCCGTCTCTACCTGCCGTCCGAAGGTTCGGATCTGCCGTTGACCGTCTACTACCACGGCGGGGGATGGCTGCTGGGCAGCATCGACTCCCACGACGTCGCGACGCGCCTGCTGGCCGTGGCATCTGGCAGCGCCGTGCTGTCCGTCGGTTACCGGCGCGGGCCGGAGGCCAGATTCCCGACCGCGGTCAACGACGCGATCGACGCGCTCGAATGGGCGGTCAGTCCGCAGGCGGGCCTCGGCGTCGACACCACGCGGGTCGCCGTCGCCGGCGACAGTGCTGGTGGAAACCTGGCAGCGGCGGTGGCGCTGCACGTCCGTGACGCGGGTGGTCCGGCACTGCGCCACCAGCTTCTGGTCTACCCGGTGACCACCACGGATCTGACGCGCGGGATGGACGCCGAATACGACGGCGTGATGCTCGAACGCGACGAACTGCAGTGGCACCAGGACAACTACCTGTCCAGCCCGGAGGCCGCCTCCGATCCGCGGGTCAATGTCCTGGCCGCCGACCTGAAGGGGCTGGTCGAGGCGACGGTGATCCTGGCTGAGTGTGATCCGATCCGCCCGCAGGGTGAGCTGTACGCCAAAGCCCTTGCCGAGGCCGGTGTCTCAGTGGAAAGTCATCTCACGCCAGGCCTGGTGCACGGGTTCTTCGGTCTCGACGAGGTGTTCCCGACGGCCAACGAGGCCATGACCTTCGCCGGTAAGCGGCTCGCGCAGGCATTGGCCTCGGCGCGATGA
- a CDS encoding type I glutamate--ammonia ligase, translating to MTDTVATTQLEVVDYDLGLRGKLARAGKTRGGSALSFCTILYGLSVIDDVTDTPFSNAANGYPDAPLVPDESTRIELPWRPGTDAVIAELIGADGRPLELSPRAVLGSLNQGYAELGLQPVLGFEYEMWLFVESPGAPGVGGALPGYVPFGRTENAYSLTRGNEIHSLATEFINRMQQVGIEVEMFHGELGPGFFEFTLAPAPAIRAADNAARARQYLRDLCAERGMHASFMSKPFADKSGAGGHVHSSLTRDGVNVFADETGAALSEVGTHYLAGLLAGMPDTALMMNPNVNSYKRIDPEMYTPSVADWGYDNRSAAARVLLGERKSARVEHRRPGADANPYLVAAALLAAGLRGLRERMALPGGDSDPVALPGDLGAALSRFEGSVWLPELLGNQFCASFAATRRAELQRYETWLQKTITSWELTRHLEHQ from the coding sequence ATGACTGACACCGTGGCCACGACGCAGCTTGAAGTCGTCGACTACGACTTGGGGCTGCGCGGCAAGCTCGCGCGGGCCGGCAAGACCCGCGGCGGTTCGGCTCTCTCGTTCTGCACCATCCTCTACGGCCTGTCGGTGATCGACGACGTCACCGACACGCCGTTCAGCAACGCCGCCAACGGCTATCCCGATGCACCGCTGGTGCCCGACGAGTCGACCCGCATCGAGCTGCCGTGGCGGCCGGGCACCGATGCGGTGATCGCCGAACTGATCGGCGCCGACGGTCGGCCGCTGGAGCTCTCACCGCGTGCCGTCCTGGGATCGTTGAACCAGGGTTACGCCGAGCTGGGTCTGCAGCCGGTGCTGGGCTTCGAATACGAGATGTGGCTGTTCGTGGAGTCCCCCGGTGCCCCGGGGGTGGGCGGCGCCCTGCCGGGTTACGTTCCCTTCGGCCGCACCGAGAACGCCTACAGCCTCACCCGTGGCAATGAAATCCATTCGCTGGCAACAGAGTTCATCAACCGGATGCAGCAGGTTGGCATTGAGGTGGAGATGTTCCACGGGGAGTTGGGGCCCGGATTCTTCGAGTTCACCCTCGCGCCGGCGCCCGCGATCCGTGCGGCGGACAATGCCGCCCGCGCGCGCCAGTACCTGCGCGACCTGTGCGCCGAGCGGGGAATGCACGCCAGTTTCATGTCGAAACCCTTCGCCGACAAGTCAGGCGCCGGGGGGCACGTGCATTCGAGCCTCACTCGTGACGGGGTCAACGTGTTCGCCGACGAGACCGGCGCCGCTCTCTCGGAGGTGGGCACCCACTACCTGGCCGGCCTCTTGGCGGGTATGCCCGACACGGCGTTGATGATGAATCCGAATGTCAACTCCTACAAGCGCATCGATCCCGAGATGTACACACCGTCGGTCGCGGACTGGGGCTACGACAACCGGAGCGCCGCGGCCCGCGTGCTGCTCGGCGAGCGGAAGTCCGCGCGCGTCGAACATCGTCGCCCCGGCGCGGATGCCAACCCCTACCTCGTCGCGGCTGCGCTGCTGGCCGCCGGCCTGCGCGGCCTCCGGGAGCGGATGGCGCTGCCGGGCGGCGATTCAGATCCGGTCGCACTGCCCGGTGACCTCGGTGCGGCGCTGAGCCGGTTCGAGGGCTCAGTGTGGCTGCCCGAACTGCTCGGCAATCAGTTCTGCGCCTCGTTTGCGGCCACTCGCCGTGCCGAACTGCAGCGTTACGAGACGTGGTTGCAGAAGACGATCACCAGTTGGGAACTCACTCGACATCTGGAGCACCAATGA
- a CDS encoding SDR family NAD(P)-dependent oxidoreductase, with protein MTRTALVTGAGGGIGSATVHRLARDGVHVIATDLNEAAQEFPSGVEYIAFDLRNGDPAQLLEPLAGGGLDYLVNAAGVALFDRDGSTLDIDEAIWDITLGVNLHGLRRVTTAAVPHLRKGAGKSIVNVASTAGLRGMDSPLDAYQVSKAAVVSLTQALALQLGPEGIRCNTVCPGAILTPMIDYLYVEKPERRTNMEQRTPLRRLGLPEDIASAIAFLLSPEASFITATDLVVDGGWSNQIK; from the coding sequence ATGACGCGCACCGCGCTGGTCACCGGGGCAGGCGGGGGCATCGGTTCGGCGACGGTGCACCGCCTGGCTCGAGACGGTGTCCACGTCATCGCGACCGATCTCAATGAAGCGGCGCAGGAGTTTCCGTCCGGCGTCGAGTACATCGCATTCGACCTGCGCAATGGTGATCCTGCCCAGCTGCTCGAGCCGCTGGCCGGCGGCGGGTTGGACTACCTGGTGAACGCGGCGGGTGTGGCACTGTTCGACCGCGACGGGTCGACGTTGGACATCGATGAGGCCATCTGGGACATCACGCTCGGGGTCAACCTGCATGGGCTGCGGCGGGTCACCACGGCCGCGGTGCCGCACCTGCGCAAGGGCGCGGGCAAGAGCATCGTCAACGTGGCCAGCACGGCGGGTCTGCGCGGGATGGATTCGCCGTTGGACGCCTACCAGGTGAGCAAGGCGGCGGTCGTGTCGCTGACCCAGGCGTTGGCGCTGCAGCTGGGGCCCGAGGGCATCCGCTGCAACACCGTGTGTCCGGGTGCCATCCTGACCCCGATGATCGACTATCTCTACGTCGAGAAGCCGGAACGCCGGACCAACATGGAGCAGCGAACGCCGTTGCGCCGTCTTGGTTTACCGGAGGACATCGCCAGTGCGATTGCGTTCCTGCTCTCGCCGGAGGCGTCGTTCATCACCGCGACCGATCTCGTGGTCGACGGCGGCTGGAGCAATCAGATCAAGTAG
- a CDS encoding NDMA-dependent alcohol dehydrogenase, producing MKTKAAVLWGLHQKWEVEELELDAPRAQEVLVKLTASGLCHSDDHLVTGDMPMNLPVVGGHEGAGVVAEVGPGVTEVEVGDHVVLSFIPACGRCTECARGRSNLCVYGAAIVAGPQLDGTFRFHGRGQDIGQMCVLGTFSEYTVVPIASVVKVDKDIPLDKAALVGCGVTTGYGAAVRTGEASDGDTVVVMGVGGLGINAVQGAKLAGARNVIALDPVDYKRERSFEFGATHAAATVEEAQALITDLTRGTMADVCVVTTSSAEGAYVAQGLSLVGKRGRVVMTAIPHPTDTVVDMSLFDLTLYEKQVRGCLFGSSNPRLDIPRMLELYGSGRIKLDELITREYTLEEINQGYEDMHNGRNLRGLIRF from the coding sequence ATGAAGACCAAAGCCGCAGTTCTGTGGGGTCTGCACCAGAAGTGGGAGGTCGAGGAACTCGAACTCGACGCGCCCCGCGCGCAGGAGGTCCTGGTCAAGCTGACCGCCAGCGGCCTGTGCCATTCCGACGACCACCTGGTCACCGGGGACATGCCGATGAACCTGCCCGTCGTGGGCGGGCACGAGGGTGCCGGTGTGGTCGCCGAAGTGGGCCCCGGGGTGACCGAGGTCGAGGTCGGCGATCATGTGGTGCTGAGCTTCATCCCAGCCTGCGGGCGCTGCACCGAATGTGCGCGCGGACGCAGCAACCTGTGCGTGTACGGCGCCGCGATCGTCGCGGGACCCCAGTTGGACGGCACGTTCCGTTTCCATGGACGCGGGCAGGACATCGGTCAGATGTGCGTGCTGGGCACGTTCTCGGAGTACACCGTCGTGCCGATCGCCTCGGTGGTCAAGGTGGACAAGGACATTCCGCTCGACAAGGCCGCACTCGTCGGCTGCGGCGTCACCACCGGCTATGGCGCCGCGGTGCGCACCGGTGAGGCCAGCGACGGCGACACGGTCGTGGTGATGGGTGTCGGCGGCCTCGGCATCAACGCCGTCCAGGGCGCCAAGCTCGCCGGCGCGCGCAACGTGATCGCCCTCGATCCGGTCGACTATAAGCGGGAGCGGTCCTTCGAGTTCGGTGCCACGCACGCCGCCGCGACCGTCGAGGAGGCGCAGGCACTGATCACCGACCTCACCCGGGGCACCATGGCCGACGTCTGCGTGGTGACCACCTCCAGCGCCGAGGGCGCCTATGTGGCCCAGGGCCTGAGCCTGGTCGGCAAGCGCGGTCGTGTCGTGATGACCGCGATCCCGCACCCCACCGACACCGTGGTCGACATGTCGCTGTTCGATCTGACGCTGTACGAGAAGCAGGTCAGGGGTTGCCTTTTCGGGTCGTCGAACCCGCGCCTGGACATCCCCCGGATGCTCGAACTGTACGGTTCCGGCCGCATCAAGCTCGACGAACTGATCACCCGCGAGTACACGCTCGAGGAGATCAACCAGGGCTATGAGGACATGCACAACGGTCGCAACCTGCGCGGGCTGATTCGGTTCTGA
- a CDS encoding glutamine synthetase family protein, with translation MTTPDANLLDLDQFEALARTGEINTVVCAAPDPYGRLVGKRLSIPAFRELGLSGAGVAASGFIFAVDLEMAPLDLPVSNAANGWADIRLVPDLTTLRRVPWEPHVALVICDTYEMGSDTLLPVAPRSILRRQIDRAAQQGLAFKFASELEFYLAAVPPRQAWEQGYRELKMLSDYRSDYQMIQASRDDWFIEQIRNQMPRFGVPIESSKPEWGLGQQEVTLDYCSTLAMADRHVLFKYGVKQLAHRADLTATFMAKPKIDDVGSSCHLHVSMWSADESTPLCWSESEPGRMAAKFGSFVAGQLAHAVDISLLFAPTVNSYKRFQPDQFAGTAIALGYDNRSCAFRLVGSGPSFRVENRIPGADVNPYYAYAATIAAGLDGIERQLEAPEVLNGNAWTTENITTVPTSLHRSLDLFAENKMVRAAFGDEVYDHLLVSAQSELVAFDSHTVTDWESRRYYERV, from the coding sequence ATGACGACACCTGACGCAAACCTGTTGGACCTCGACCAGTTCGAGGCTCTCGCCCGCACCGGTGAGATCAACACCGTGGTGTGCGCTGCGCCCGATCCGTACGGGCGGCTGGTGGGAAAGCGCCTGAGCATCCCGGCTTTCCGTGAACTGGGTTTGAGCGGCGCCGGTGTCGCCGCCAGCGGTTTCATCTTCGCCGTCGACCTCGAGATGGCGCCGCTGGACCTGCCGGTGTCCAACGCCGCCAACGGCTGGGCCGACATCCGGCTGGTGCCCGATCTGACGACACTGCGCCGGGTGCCCTGGGAACCCCATGTTGCGCTGGTGATCTGCGACACCTACGAGATGGGATCGGACACCCTGCTGCCGGTGGCGCCCAGGTCCATCCTCCGCAGGCAGATCGACCGGGCAGCCCAGCAGGGCCTGGCGTTCAAGTTCGCCTCGGAGCTGGAGTTCTACCTGGCGGCGGTGCCGCCGCGACAGGCCTGGGAGCAGGGCTATCGAGAGCTGAAGATGTTGTCGGACTACCGGTCCGACTATCAGATGATCCAGGCCAGCCGCGACGACTGGTTCATCGAGCAGATCCGCAATCAGATGCCGCGGTTCGGCGTGCCCATCGAGTCCTCCAAACCCGAATGGGGACTGGGACAGCAGGAGGTCACCCTCGACTACTGCTCCACCTTGGCGATGGCCGACCGGCACGTGCTGTTCAAGTACGGCGTCAAACAACTCGCGCACCGCGCTGACCTGACCGCGACCTTCATGGCGAAACCGAAGATCGACGACGTCGGCTCGTCGTGCCATCTGCACGTCAGCATGTGGTCGGCCGATGAGTCGACGCCGTTGTGCTGGTCGGAGTCCGAGCCAGGCCGGATGGCGGCCAAGTTCGGCTCCTTTGTCGCCGGACAGCTCGCCCATGCGGTCGACATCAGTCTGCTGTTCGCACCTACGGTCAACTCCTACAAGCGTTTCCAACCGGATCAGTTCGCCGGAACGGCGATCGCGCTCGGTTACGACAACCGGTCGTGCGCGTTCCGGCTGGTGGGCTCGGGCCCGTCGTTCCGGGTGGAGAATCGGATCCCCGGTGCCGACGTGAACCCGTACTACGCCTATGCGGCCACCATCGCCGCCGGGCTCGACGGCATCGAGCGGCAGCTTGAGGCGCCGGAGGTTCTCAACGGAAACGCTTGGACCACAGAGAACATCACCACGGTGCCCACCTCGCTGCATCGCTCGCTTGACCTGTTCGCCGAGAACAAGATGGTGCGGGCGGCCTTCGGCGACGAGGTGTATGACCATCTGCTGGTGTCGGCGCAGAGCGAACTTGTCGCTTTCGATTCCCACACGGTCACCGACTGGGAGTCGCGCCGCTACTACGAGCGCGTGTAG